A genomic window from Sanguibacter antarcticus includes:
- a CDS encoding catalase, producing the protein MTDNFTTSQTGAPVPSDEHSLTAGPDGATALHDRYLVEKLAQFNRERIPERIVHAKGGGAFGTFEVTGDVSRYTRAAVFQPGATTETLQRFSSVAGEQGSPDTWRDVRGFSVKFYTTEGNYDIVGNNTPVFFIRDGIKFPDFIHSQKRLPGSGLRDADMQWDFWTLSPESAHQVTYLMGDRGLPRSWREMPGFGSHTYQWINAEGERFWVKYHFTSNQGNVEMEGSEAELIAGGDADYYRRDLYEAIESGDFPSWDVHVQVMPYEEGKTYRFNPFDVTKVWPHSDYPLIKVGTHTLNRNPENFFAQIEQAAFSPANLVPGIDASPDKMLMARIFSYPDAQRYRVGTNYNQLPVNAPKAPVHNYSQDGAQRHHFSSATTPVYAPNSKGGPVADEARAGAGSWEQDGELVRAAATLRADDSDFGQAGALYRDVFDDAAKARFLETLTGAVGGVTTPEIRERAIWYWTSVDETLGAQLRANLESPAQTANESAEPVGVGE; encoded by the coding sequence GTGACTGACAACTTCACGACCAGCCAGACGGGGGCGCCCGTCCCGAGCGACGAGCACTCCCTCACCGCGGGTCCCGACGGTGCGACGGCGCTCCACGACCGCTACCTCGTCGAGAAGCTCGCGCAGTTCAACCGCGAGCGCATCCCGGAGCGCATCGTCCACGCCAAGGGCGGCGGGGCGTTCGGCACCTTCGAGGTCACCGGCGACGTCTCTCGCTACACGCGCGCAGCCGTCTTCCAGCCTGGCGCCACAACCGAGACGCTCCAGCGCTTCTCCAGCGTCGCCGGCGAGCAAGGCAGCCCCGACACCTGGCGCGACGTCCGTGGGTTCTCGGTGAAGTTCTACACGACCGAAGGCAACTACGACATCGTCGGGAACAACACCCCGGTGTTCTTCATCCGCGACGGCATCAAGTTCCCCGACTTCATCCACTCCCAGAAGCGTCTGCCGGGCTCCGGGCTCCGCGACGCCGACATGCAGTGGGACTTCTGGACCCTGTCGCCCGAGTCGGCGCACCAGGTCACCTACCTCATGGGCGACCGCGGGCTTCCCCGCTCGTGGCGCGAGATGCCCGGCTTCGGCTCGCACACGTACCAGTGGATCAATGCCGAGGGCGAGCGGTTCTGGGTCAAGTACCACTTCACCTCGAACCAGGGCAACGTCGAGATGGAGGGCTCTGAGGCCGAGCTCATCGCCGGCGGGGACGCCGACTACTACCGTCGCGACCTCTACGAGGCCATCGAGTCGGGCGACTTCCCGTCCTGGGACGTCCACGTCCAGGTGATGCCGTACGAAGAGGGCAAGACCTACCGCTTCAACCCCTTCGACGTCACGAAGGTCTGGCCGCACTCCGACTACCCCCTCATCAAGGTCGGGACGCACACGCTCAACCGCAACCCGGAGAACTTCTTCGCACAGATCGAGCAGGCGGCGTTCTCCCCGGCGAACCTCGTCCCGGGCATCGACGCGAGCCCGGACAAGATGCTCATGGCGCGCATCTTCTCCTACCCCGACGCTCAGCGGTACCGCGTCGGCACCAACTACAACCAGCTGCCGGTCAACGCGCCCAAGGCCCCGGTGCACAACTATTCGCAGGACGGCGCACAGCGTCACCACTTCAGCTCGGCGACGACGCCCGTCTACGCACCGAACTCCAAGGGTGGTCCCGTCGCAGACGAGGCCCGAGCCGGTGCAGGCAGCTGGGAGCAGGACGGCGAGCTCGTCCGCGCCGCAGCGACCCTGCGCGCTGACGACTCGGACTTCGGCCAGGCGGGAGCCCTCTACCGAGACGTGTTCGACGACGCGGCGAAGGCCCGCTTCCTCGAGACCCTCACCGGCGCCGTCGGAGGCGTCACGACGCCAGAGATCCGTGAGCGTGCGATCTGGTACTGGACGAGCGTCGACGAGACGCTCGGCGCCCAGCTGCGGGCCAACCTCGAGAGCCCGGCCCAGACCGCGAACGAGTCGGCCGAGCCCGTCGGCGTCGGCGAGTAG
- a CDS encoding DUF1844 domain-containing protein, giving the protein MTSETSHEVPAAERLAPQAVRDIADVAAVEVITTAAVHLMSAAAVKCGLADEENAADHLDLDEARKLISALAALVTTAAPDIGNQHARSLRDGLRSLQLAFREASIYPDAPGEGPGEKFTGAVS; this is encoded by the coding sequence ATGACGTCTGAGACCAGCCACGAAGTCCCCGCCGCCGAGCGTCTCGCACCGCAGGCCGTCCGCGACATCGCGGACGTCGCCGCCGTGGAGGTCATCACGACCGCGGCGGTCCACCTCATGAGCGCCGCTGCCGTCAAGTGCGGCCTCGCCGACGAGGAGAACGCGGCAGACCACCTCGACCTCGACGAGGCTCGCAAGCTCATCTCCGCTCTCGCTGCGCTCGTCACGACGGCTGCACCGGACATCGGCAACCAGCATGCCCGATCCCTCCGGGACGGCCTGCGCTCGCTCCAGCTCGCGTTCCGCGAAGCGTCGATCTACCCCGACGCTCCGGGTGAGGGGCCGGGCGAGAAGTTCACCGGAGCCGTGAGTTGA
- a CDS encoding S1C family serine protease — MRTVGSQPLRRLQTLGLGLVATALVMTGCAVVPDFPGPMPTSVVPAEGSGTAPVNPGNLSPDGFDSAMRMAVRIRNVSCDDVIRGTGFAIDARTLITNKHVVEGNQDIQLSTYDGRDVDVTTSGTAALADLAVVRTAEDLDAYPELAEADPKPGDSVTVVGYPNGGALKATNGTVLEYTSDPLNENLGQVLLTDAPVEPGSSGSAALDPDGKVIGVVYAKNSNGLSYLVPVTTLRDLLADEAGFVAAPEPVC; from the coding sequence ATGAGGACCGTCGGCAGCCAGCCGCTACGTCGGCTCCAGACCCTGGGGCTCGGGCTCGTCGCGACAGCACTCGTCATGACCGGCTGCGCCGTCGTCCCCGACTTCCCCGGACCGATGCCGACCTCCGTCGTTCCCGCCGAAGGATCCGGGACCGCACCCGTCAACCCCGGGAACCTCTCCCCCGACGGCTTCGACTCGGCCATGCGCATGGCCGTACGGATCCGCAACGTCAGCTGCGACGACGTCATCCGCGGTACCGGCTTCGCCATCGATGCCCGGACGCTCATCACGAACAAGCACGTGGTGGAAGGCAACCAAGACATCCAGCTGAGCACGTACGACGGGCGTGACGTCGACGTCACCACGTCGGGCACCGCCGCGCTCGCCGACCTCGCCGTCGTGCGGACCGCCGAGGACCTCGACGCCTATCCTGAGCTCGCTGAAGCCGACCCGAAGCCCGGTGACTCGGTCACCGTCGTCGGCTACCCGAACGGTGGGGCGCTCAAGGCGACGAACGGGACCGTGCTGGAGTACACGTCCGACCCGCTCAACGAGAACCTCGGGCAGGTGCTCCTCACCGATGCGCCCGTCGAGCCCGGAAGCTCGGGATCTGCGGCCCTCGACCCGGACGGCAAGGTCATCGGCGTCGTCTACGCGAAGAACTCGAACGGGCTCAGCTACCTCGTTCCGGTGACCACCCTGCGCGACCTGCTCGCTGACGAAGCAGGATTCGTCGCAGCCCCCGAGCCCGTCTGCTGA
- a CDS encoding SseB family protein, translating into MTSVPPDETPETALVGRALPGASPFAGDDGSADEQLAALLTGHDDGSVSLAAVVDRLAQVRVLVPVLAELDVADEGEHGHVIDKEASAGVVALQSPDGRRALPVFTSVASMAAWRADARPVPADATRAALSAVSEDWALLVIDPGGPVSVLVPRPAVWAIAQGKPWRPAVVDGTVDPEIADAVREAVSGLPSVARVRAETGRTAEVAVVLGIDSGLTRTELTGVLATVNAALAASSVISERVDSLELRVGRAD; encoded by the coding sequence GTGACGTCGGTGCCGCCCGACGAGACTCCCGAGACCGCGCTCGTCGGACGGGCGCTCCCTGGGGCGTCTCCGTTCGCTGGCGACGACGGCTCGGCAGACGAGCAGCTTGCCGCTCTCCTGACGGGACACGACGACGGCTCGGTCTCGCTCGCCGCGGTGGTCGACCGTCTCGCGCAGGTCAGAGTTCTCGTCCCGGTGCTTGCCGAGCTCGACGTGGCAGACGAGGGCGAGCACGGCCACGTGATCGACAAGGAAGCATCGGCTGGGGTCGTCGCGCTCCAGTCGCCGGACGGTCGGCGGGCTCTGCCGGTGTTCACGAGCGTCGCGAGCATGGCGGCGTGGCGTGCCGACGCGCGTCCTGTGCCGGCTGACGCGACGCGTGCGGCGCTGTCTGCCGTGAGCGAGGACTGGGCTCTGCTCGTCATCGACCCTGGTGGTCCCGTGAGCGTCCTCGTGCCGCGCCCTGCTGTCTGGGCGATCGCTCAGGGCAAGCCGTGGCGGCCCGCCGTCGTCGACGGGACGGTCGATCCTGAGATCGCGGACGCTGTTCGCGAGGCAGTCTCAGGACTACCGTCGGTCGCTCGGGTGCGCGCTGAGACGGGCCGGACCGCAGAGGTCGCTGTGGTCCTCGGGATCGACTCAGGTCTCACGCGGACGGAGCTCACCGGCGTCCTGGCCACGGTGAACGCAGCTCTGGCGGCGAGCTCGGTCATCAGCGAGCGGGTCGACTCGCTAGAGCTGCGGGTCGGTCGCGCCGACTGA
- the priA gene encoding bifunctional 1-(5-phosphoribosyl)-5-((5-phosphoribosylamino)methylideneamino)imidazole-4-carboxamide isomerase/phosphoribosylanthranilate isomerase PriA, translated as MSDRLILLPAVDVADGQAVRLVQGEAGSETSYGDPLTAALDWQAGGAEWIHLVDLDAAFGRGSNAELLADVVGRLDVKVELSGGIRDDESLARALATGCSRVNLGTAALENPEWTAKVIAERGDTIAVGLDVRGTTLAARGWTQEGGDLWEVLTRLDAAGCARYVVTDVTKDGTLRGPNIELLREVAARTDAPVVASGGISSLDDLAALRGLVAAGVEGTIVGKALYAGAFTLPQALDVAGRP; from the coding sequence ATGTCTGATCGCCTCATCCTCCTGCCCGCCGTCGACGTCGCGGACGGGCAGGCAGTACGGCTCGTCCAGGGGGAGGCCGGCTCGGAGACGTCGTACGGCGACCCGTTGACGGCCGCTCTCGACTGGCAGGCCGGCGGCGCGGAGTGGATCCACCTCGTGGACCTCGATGCCGCGTTCGGTCGTGGCTCCAACGCCGAGCTCCTCGCTGACGTCGTCGGTCGGCTCGATGTCAAGGTGGAGCTCTCCGGAGGCATCCGGGACGACGAGTCGCTGGCGCGAGCGCTCGCGACGGGGTGCTCCCGCGTCAACCTCGGTACGGCTGCGCTCGAGAACCCTGAGTGGACGGCCAAGGTCATCGCCGAGCGCGGCGACACGATCGCGGTCGGCCTCGACGTGCGCGGGACGACGCTCGCGGCACGTGGCTGGACCCAGGAGGGCGGGGACCTCTGGGAGGTGCTCACCCGGCTCGATGCGGCAGGGTGCGCGCGCTATGTCGTGACCGACGTGACGAAGGACGGCACGCTGCGCGGACCCAACATCGAGCTGCTGCGTGAGGTCGCGGCGCGGACGGACGCGCCGGTCGTGGCGTCGGGCGGGATCTCGAGCCTGGACGACCTGGCAGCCTTGCGCGGGCTCGTCGCTGCCGGGGTGGAAGGGACCATCGTCGGCAAGGCGCTCTACGCCGGGGCGTTCACGCTGCCGCAGGCTCTCGACGTCGCTGGCCGTCCGTGA
- the hisH gene encoding imidazole glycerol phosphate synthase subunit HisH gives MSAPRSVVVLDYGFGNVRSAVRSLERAGADVTLTADPVLASEADGLVVPGVGAFAACMKGLDAVRGGQIIERRLAGGRPVLGICVGMQIMFDAGEEHGAHAEGLAQWPGVVDRLEAPVVPHMGWDTVDAPDGSVLFDGVEDERFYFVHSYAARTFTLGADEPVDGRFKPPAVTWSDHGGRFVAAVENGPLSATQFHPEKSGDAGAHLLRNWLGSL, from the coding sequence ATGAGCGCCCCACGCTCGGTCGTCGTCCTCGACTACGGTTTCGGCAACGTGCGCTCGGCCGTGCGCTCGCTGGAGCGGGCGGGCGCGGACGTCACGCTGACCGCCGACCCGGTGCTCGCGAGCGAGGCCGACGGCCTTGTCGTGCCGGGTGTCGGTGCCTTCGCTGCGTGCATGAAGGGCCTTGACGCGGTGCGCGGCGGACAGATCATCGAGCGACGTCTCGCTGGTGGTCGGCCGGTCCTCGGGATCTGTGTCGGCATGCAGATCATGTTCGACGCAGGCGAGGAGCACGGGGCGCACGCCGAGGGCCTGGCGCAGTGGCCTGGTGTCGTCGACCGTCTCGAGGCTCCGGTGGTGCCGCACATGGGCTGGGACACGGTCGACGCCCCGGACGGTTCTGTGCTCTTCGACGGGGTCGAGGACGAACGCTTCTACTTCGTCCACTCGTACGCGGCCCGCACCTTCACTCTCGGCGCGGACGAGCCGGTCGACGGGCGGTTCAAGCCCCCCGCCGTCACGTGGTCCGACCACGGTGGACGGTTCGTCGCTGCCGTCGAGAACGGCCCGCTCAGCGCCACGCAGTTCCACCCCGAGAAGTCTGGTGACGCAGGGGCCCACCTGCTGCGGAACTGGCTCGGTTCCCTCTGA
- the hisB gene encoding imidazoleglycerol-phosphate dehydratase HisB — MSGSRTARIERTTSESSVLVEIDLDGTGRTEISTSVPFYDHMLTALGKHSLIDLTVRATGDTHIDVHHTVEDVAIALGEALRIALGDKAGIGRFGDALVPLDEALAQAVVDVSGRPYLVHTGEPAGQEYHLIGGHFTGSLTRHVLESVAHHAGICIHMRVLAGRDPHHIVEAQFKALARALRAAVEPDARVHGIPSTKGAL, encoded by the coding sequence GTGAGCGGTTCCCGCACGGCACGCATCGAACGCACGACGAGCGAGTCGAGCGTCCTCGTCGAGATCGACCTCGACGGGACGGGGCGCACGGAGATCTCGACCTCGGTGCCGTTCTACGACCACATGCTCACGGCCCTGGGCAAGCACTCGCTCATCGACCTCACGGTCCGTGCGACGGGCGACACCCACATCGACGTCCACCACACGGTGGAGGACGTCGCCATCGCGCTCGGTGAGGCGCTGCGGATCGCGCTCGGGGACAAGGCCGGCATCGGCCGCTTCGGCGACGCCCTCGTCCCCCTCGACGAGGCGCTCGCCCAGGCGGTGGTCGATGTCTCCGGCCGACCGTACCTCGTCCACACCGGCGAGCCTGCAGGCCAGGAGTACCACCTCATCGGTGGTCACTTCACCGGATCGCTGACCCGGCACGTGCTGGAGTCTGTCGCTCACCACGCCGGCATCTGCATCCACATGCGTGTTCTCGCAGGCCGCGACCCGCACCACATCGTCGAGGCGCAGTTCAAGGCGCTGGCGCGCGCGCTCCGCGCAGCAGTCGAACCTGACGCGCGGGTGCACGGCATCCCGTCGACGAAGGGGGCGCTGTGA
- a CDS encoding histidinol-phosphate transaminase: protein MSTPPSSERSASRERSSRLPARPGIAGMEPYGAPQLDVPHLLNVNENPYPPSAEVVETIARDVAAAAGGLNRYPNREFLALRSDLADYLATESGVRVAPEQVWAANGSNEVMLHLLQAFGGPGRAALSFAPTYSMYPEYARDTLTEWIAGRRETDFTVDPDVATAAVLEHQPSVILLTSPNNPTGTTLPSSTVRAVCEAALAVDVDGAPAVVVVDEAYGEFRRDGVPSAMELLSTYPNLAVSRTMSKAFALAGARVGYLAASRDLVDVLRVVRLPYHLSAVTQAVARAALKHSATLLAQVDALRAERDATVEWLRSRQLAGVPLEVADTDANFVLFGSFDDRHAVWQGLLDRGVLIRETGPDGWLRVSIGTPQDMVAFKDALVEVAGL from the coding sequence ATGTCGACGCCCCCTTCTTCCGAACGATCTGCTTCTCGCGAGCGTTCCTCTCGCCTGCCCGCGCGCCCGGGGATCGCTGGCATGGAGCCGTACGGTGCGCCCCAGCTCGACGTCCCGCACCTGCTCAACGTCAACGAGAACCCCTACCCGCCGAGCGCCGAGGTCGTCGAGACGATCGCCCGTGACGTCGCGGCAGCTGCCGGCGGTCTCAACAGGTACCCCAACCGGGAGTTTCTCGCCCTGCGCAGCGACCTCGCCGACTATCTGGCGACGGAGTCCGGGGTGCGGGTCGCACCCGAGCAGGTCTGGGCTGCGAACGGCTCGAACGAGGTCATGCTCCACCTCCTCCAAGCGTTCGGTGGTCCTGGCCGCGCGGCGCTGTCCTTCGCCCCGACGTACTCGATGTACCCGGAATATGCCCGTGACACCCTCACGGAGTGGATCGCCGGGCGGCGCGAGACGGACTTCACCGTGGATCCGGACGTCGCCACGGCAGCGGTGCTCGAGCACCAGCCGTCCGTGATCCTCCTCACGTCGCCGAACAACCCCACGGGCACGACCCTCCCGTCGAGCACCGTCCGCGCTGTGTGCGAGGCTGCGCTCGCGGTCGACGTGGACGGTGCACCTGCGGTGGTCGTCGTCGACGAGGCCTACGGTGAGTTTCGCCGCGACGGCGTCCCGTCGGCGATGGAGCTGCTGTCGACCTACCCGAACCTGGCAGTGAGCCGGACGATGTCGAAGGCCTTCGCGCTCGCGGGCGCACGGGTGGGCTATCTTGCCGCGTCGCGCGACCTCGTCGACGTGCTCCGCGTCGTGCGTCTGCCGTACCACCTCTCGGCCGTGACGCAGGCTGTCGCACGGGCGGCGCTCAAGCACTCGGCGACCTTGCTCGCGCAGGTCGACGCCCTGCGCGCCGAGCGTGACGCGACCGTCGAGTGGCTCCGCAGCCGACAGCTGGCTGGCGTTCCTCTCGAGGTCGCTGACACGGACGCCAACTTTGTGCTCTTCGGTTCGTTCGACGACCGTCATGCGGTGTGGCAAGGTCTTCTCGACCGTGGTGTGCTCATCCGTGAGACGGGCCCGGACGGCTGGCTGCGGGTATCGATCGGTACCCCGCAGGACATGGTGGCGTTCAAGGACGCACTGGTGGAGGTGGCAGGACTGTGA
- a CDS encoding RecQ family ATP-dependent DNA helicase — translation MTSPADPALPASDTDGGPVKPRGPKRWGVEPDWSKLPTTRRAPIVDDSPAWGTSSIDARQLMNLPVPDELAEADESSDDPDEAAVDETPAPESAPVEPEAVEPRIADVPVARQAPVEQAQDAPAQDEAGYDDPYKDVPYFDEPPGDPAWADEPHPADGAPAQRSSTRRPAGRASERPTVRPVPRTATSVVVGDDEDLRPEAEAALRRLVGRQDVVLRDDQWTAIDALVREHRRALVVQRTGWGKSAVYFVSTALLRARGAGPTIIISPLLALMRDQISAAERAGIRAATINSANVTEWDQIHAQIESGQIDVLLCSPERLNNPGFRDEVLPRLAADAGLVVIDEAHCVSDWGHDFRPDYRRIRTLLGELPTGIPVLATTATANSRVTQDVAEQLEVPGADGARAEVLVLRGGLDRESLHLSVLRLGDQPTRVAWLLEALRSVQGSGIVYCLTVSVAEQVAAQLKAAGIPVAAYTGRTDPTERESLEADLKANRVKALVATSALGMGFDKPDLGFVVHMGAPSSPIAYYQQVGRAGRAVDSALVVLLPGEEDRRIWEYFGSLAFPQEHQVRATLDALARGGTQSAPALETQVDLTRSRLEMMLKVLDVDGAVKRVKGGWESTGQGWSYDADRYARVEQARLAEQRTMLDYIATDGCRMAFLRATLDDPDLAPGTRCGRCDNCGGADVPAAPSTEHVSQARQAMDVPGVTIEPRKMWPSGMASLDVDLKGKIPESQQAAPGRAVARLDGLGWSQPLRELFAPSTPDGETPVHLRRAVVQVLDAWPAGKAVDGVVAIRSTTRPVLVQHLAHGLATYLGKPFVGTIGPAPAHEEPGRHDVNSAMRLASVEKRLVLELSPAAAAGLEGRALLLVDDLVGSGWTQAVAARLLRAAGARTVLPLVLAQR, via the coding sequence ATGACGTCTCCCGCTGATCCCGCGCTGCCCGCTTCCGACACCGACGGCGGACCGGTCAAGCCACGCGGTCCGAAGCGGTGGGGCGTCGAGCCGGACTGGTCGAAGCTGCCGACGACACGCCGCGCACCGATCGTCGACGACTCACCCGCCTGGGGGACGTCGTCGATCGATGCCCGCCAGCTCATGAACCTTCCGGTTCCCGACGAGCTCGCCGAGGCTGACGAGAGCAGTGACGACCCGGACGAGGCGGCGGTCGACGAGACTCCGGCCCCAGAGTCGGCTCCCGTCGAACCTGAGGCTGTCGAACCACGCATCGCCGACGTGCCTGTCGCTCGCCAGGCCCCCGTCGAGCAGGCACAGGACGCGCCTGCACAGGACGAGGCGGGCTACGACGACCCGTACAAGGACGTCCCCTACTTCGACGAACCGCCCGGCGACCCCGCGTGGGCGGACGAGCCGCACCCCGCAGACGGCGCACCCGCACAAAGGAGTTCCACGAGACGCCCCGCTGGACGCGCGTCGGAGCGTCCGACGGTCCGACCGGTCCCCCGCACCGCGACGTCTGTGGTCGTGGGCGACGACGAAGACCTGCGTCCCGAGGCCGAGGCCGCGCTGCGCCGTCTCGTCGGCCGTCAGGACGTGGTGCTGCGCGACGACCAGTGGACAGCGATCGACGCGCTCGTGCGCGAGCACCGCCGTGCACTCGTGGTCCAGCGCACCGGCTGGGGCAAGTCGGCCGTGTACTTCGTGTCCACCGCGCTCCTGCGCGCCCGAGGCGCGGGGCCCACGATCATCATCTCGCCGCTGCTCGCCCTCATGCGCGACCAGATCTCTGCGGCCGAGCGTGCCGGGATCCGTGCTGCCACCATCAACTCGGCCAACGTCACCGAGTGGGACCAGATCCATGCGCAGATCGAGTCCGGGCAGATCGACGTCCTGCTGTGCTCGCCCGAGCGTCTGAACAACCCCGGCTTCCGGGACGAGGTCCTGCCACGCCTAGCGGCAGACGCCGGCCTCGTCGTCATCGACGAGGCCCACTGCGTCTCCGACTGGGGGCACGACTTCCGGCCCGACTACCGCCGCATCCGCACGCTCCTCGGAGAGCTCCCGACCGGGATCCCTGTCCTCGCGACGACCGCGACGGCCAACTCGCGGGTCACGCAAGACGTGGCGGAGCAGCTCGAGGTGCCCGGCGCCGACGGAGCCCGTGCCGAGGTGCTCGTCCTGCGCGGCGGTCTGGACCGTGAGTCGCTGCACCTCAGCGTCCTGCGTCTGGGCGACCAGCCCACCCGGGTCGCCTGGTTGCTCGAGGCCCTCCGCTCGGTCCAGGGGTCCGGGATCGTCTACTGCCTCACGGTCTCCGTGGCCGAGCAGGTGGCCGCCCAGCTCAAGGCCGCCGGGATCCCCGTCGCGGCCTACACCGGTCGCACCGACCCGACCGAGCGGGAGTCGCTCGAGGCGGACCTCAAGGCCAACCGGGTCAAGGCGCTCGTCGCGACGTCCGCCCTCGGGATGGGCTTCGACAAGCCCGATCTCGGGTTCGTCGTCCACATGGGGGCTCCGAGCTCGCCGATCGCGTACTACCAGCAGGTCGGGCGTGCGGGACGCGCCGTCGACAGCGCGCTGGTCGTGCTGCTCCCCGGCGAGGAGGACCGCCGGATCTGGGAGTACTTCGGATCGTTGGCCTTCCCGCAGGAGCACCAGGTGCGGGCCACGCTCGACGCCCTGGCCCGCGGCGGCACGCAGTCAGCCCCGGCGCTGGAGACCCAGGTGGATCTCACGCGCTCCCGTCTCGAGATGATGCTCAAGGTGCTCGACGTCGACGGGGCGGTCAAGCGTGTCAAGGGCGGCTGGGAGTCCACCGGACAGGGATGGTCCTACGACGCGGACAGGTATGCGCGCGTCGAGCAGGCCCGGCTCGCCGAGCAGCGCACGATGCTCGACTACATCGCGACGGACGGCTGCCGCATGGCGTTCCTGCGTGCCACGCTCGACGACCCGGACCTGGCGCCCGGGACGCGGTGCGGACGGTGCGACAACTGCGGCGGCGCGGACGTGCCCGCTGCGCCGAGCACCGAGCACGTGTCGCAGGCCCGCCAGGCGATGGACGTCCCTGGAGTGACGATCGAGCCGCGCAAGATGTGGCCGTCGGGGATGGCATCGCTCGACGTCGACCTCAAGGGCAAGATCCCCGAGTCGCAGCAGGCCGCGCCCGGGCGCGCTGTCGCCCGGCTCGACGGCCTCGGCTGGTCCCAGCCGCTCCGCGAGCTCTTCGCACCAAGCACCCCCGACGGTGAGACCCCTGTGCACCTGCGCCGAGCCGTCGTCCAGGTGCTCGACGCGTGGCCTGCTGGGAAGGCCGTCGACGGCGTCGTGGCGATCCGGTCGACGACACGGCCCGTGCTCGTCCAGCACCTCGCACACGGGCTCGCGACCTACCTGGGAAAGCCCTTCGTCGGCACCATCGGCCCTGCACCGGCTCACGAGGAGCCTGGGCGTCACGACGTGAACTCCGCGATGCGCCTGGCGTCCGTGGAGAAGCGGCTCGTGCTCGAGCTGAGCCCTGCCGCTGCGGCCGGGCTCGAGGGCCGTGCGCTGCTGCTCGTCGACGACCTCGTCGGTTCCGGGTGGACGCAGGCTGTCGCTGCACGTCTGCTGCGTGCCGCCGGCGCACGCACGGTCCTGCCGCTGGTCCTCGCGCAGCGCTGA
- a CDS encoding MFS transporter has product MLPSTTSRATVRSRRIQDELTRTFRPDDAVARALTAASMSLTVANGMFYAVSALLFTRSMGIDPITVGIGLTVAGAVGVLASLGAGFLADRVGALRLLIVCVLVQGLALASFAVADGVVAFVLIACLATGTRQAGGAARSALVARSFTGPTRIEMRARLHVVVNIGIGIGTCVAAGALLVDTDVAYRASVLVVGLLATSGAVPLVRLARRSVAVELVEPVLVVPVLVEPDGRARSEDHAALADGPPEGSGEAQPRGRSPFRDPAYLTMVGLTSVFGIHFGMQTVGLPLWIAGHTQAPTIMISVLLLVNTVLVALFQVRFSRRATSVVSAARTMTRACVVLALACGLYAAAALGNALLAVVLLLVAAIVHAAAELWGEAGSWTLSFDMADERTAGAYQGVSQTGQSIAMMAAPLLVTATAIAHGVAGWAALAVLFLLVAVGFVLGGRRWQQSTR; this is encoded by the coding sequence GTGCTCCCCTCCACCACTTCTCGCGCGACCGTCCGCTCCCGACGGATCCAGGACGAGCTGACACGGACGTTCCGCCCCGACGACGCGGTCGCCCGTGCACTCACCGCAGCCTCGATGTCCCTCACCGTCGCCAACGGCATGTTCTACGCGGTCTCAGCGCTGCTGTTCACGAGGTCGATGGGCATCGACCCGATCACTGTCGGCATCGGTCTGACCGTCGCCGGGGCGGTCGGCGTCCTCGCCTCGCTCGGCGCGGGCTTCCTCGCCGACCGGGTGGGCGCCCTCCGCCTGCTCATCGTGTGCGTCCTCGTCCAGGGGCTCGCGCTCGCGTCGTTCGCCGTCGCTGACGGCGTCGTGGCCTTCGTCCTCATCGCGTGCCTCGCGACGGGGACCCGCCAGGCCGGTGGCGCGGCGCGCTCCGCCCTCGTCGCCCGCTCGTTCACCGGGCCCACCCGCATCGAGATGCGCGCGCGGCTGCACGTCGTCGTGAACATCGGGATCGGGATCGGCACGTGTGTCGCCGCCGGCGCTCTGCTCGTGGACACCGACGTCGCCTACCGTGCGAGCGTGCTCGTCGTCGGTCTGCTCGCCACGAGCGGTGCGGTGCCGCTCGTCCGTCTCGCCCGACGGTCGGTCGCCGTGGAGCTCGTCGAACCGGTGCTCGTGGTCCCGGTGCTCGTCGAACCGGACGGGCGTGCCCGGTCCGAGGACCACGCCGCGCTCGCGGACGGGCCGCCGGAGGGCTCGGGCGAGGCGCAGCCCCGCGGACGGTCCCCGTTCCGTGATCCTGCTTACCTCACGATGGTGGGGCTCACGAGCGTCTTCGGCATCCACTTCGGCATGCAGACGGTGGGGCTGCCGCTCTGGATCGCCGGACACACGCAGGCGCCGACGATCATGATCTCCGTCCTGCTGCTGGTGAACACCGTTCTGGTGGCGCTGTTCCAGGTGCGCTTCTCTCGCAGGGCTACGTCGGTCGTCTCTGCTGCCCGGACGATGACCCGCGCCTGCGTCGTGCTCGCGCTCGCCTGCGGGCTCTACGCCGCGGCAGCGCTCGGCAACGCCCTCCTCGCGGTCGTGCTGCTCCTCGTGGCCGCGATCGTGCACGCCGCAGCCGAGCTCTGGGGCGAGGCCGGGTCGTGGACCTTGTCTTTCGACATGGCTGACGAACGGACCGCTGGTGCCTACCAAGGCGTGAGCCAGACGGGCCAGTCCATCGCGATGATGGCAGCCCCGCTCCTCGTCACCGCGACGGCGATCGCTCACGGCGTCGCCGGGTGGGCTGCGCTCGCTGTGCTCTTCCTCCTCGTCGCTGTCGGTTTCGTGCTCGGTGGTCGCCGCTGGCAGCAGTCGACGCGCTGA